In Salarias fasciatus chromosome 20, fSalaFa1.1, whole genome shotgun sequence, a single window of DNA contains:
- the ogg1 gene encoding N-glycosylase/DNA lyase — MAKHMVLSSGSKLWRSFRCPKSELRLDLTLPCGQSFRWRETAEGHWTGVMGGRVWTLTQTEDTLWYHVYDQQENQEKGNEMERRAGVSFHEQSKAEKTFKENVKEEQELPAGFQNTVTEEEMLRDYFQLSVNLGDLYREWGAADPHFKKIADIFTGVRILRQDPTECLFSFICTSNNHISRIQGMVERLCQALGAPLCQLDQTWYHDFPALSALADSSVEARLRDLGFGYRARFLQQSAKQILETHGQDWLDGLRKVSYMEARDALRSLPGVGTKVADCACLMSLDKSEAVPIDTHVWQIAKRDYRYAAGKEPKSITEKLHRDVGDFFRKLWGPYAGWAQSVLFCADLKKFKNLKEVSHLKQPKEEEEHHEERITVCPKTTVKREYSGAGKKLKSQSTCHKKAKVSVKKEKVV, encoded by the exons CTGGAGAGAAACTGCAGAGGGACACTGGACTGGTGTGATGGGAGGACGAGTGTGGACTTTGACCCAAACAGAAGACACTCTTTGGTACCATGTGTACGACCAACAAGAGAATCAGGAGAAAGGAAATGAGATGGAGAGAAGAGCTGGTGTTTCTTTCCATGAACAAAGCAAAGctgagaaaacatttaaagagaatgtgaaggaggagcaggagctgccagcTGGATTTCAGAACACTGTGACTGAAGAGGAGATGTTGAGAGATTACTTTCAGCTCAGTGTAAATTTAGGGGATCTTTACAGGGAATGGGGAGCAGCAGATCCTCACTTTAAGAAAATTGCAGACATCTTCACAG GAGTGCGAATTTTGCGCCAGGACCCCACTGAATgtctgttttccttcatctgTACCTCCAACAACCACATCTCTCGAATTCAGGGCATGGTGGAGAGACTGTGCCAAGCTCTGGGCGCCCCTCTGTGCCAGCTGGATCAAACCTGGTATCACGACTTTCCTGCCCTGTCTGCTCTAGCAG ACAGCAGTGTAGAGGCACGTCTCAGGGATCTGGGTTTTGGGTACAGGGCTCGGTTCCTCCAGCAAAGTGCAAAGCAGATTTTGGAAACCCACGGGCAGGACTGGCTGGACGGTTTACGGAAAGTGTCCTATATGGAGGCCCGTGATGCTCTGCGCTCTCTCCCTGGGGTTGGCACCAAG GTGGCTGACTGTGCGTGTCTGATGTCACTGGATAAGTCGGAGGCCGTTCCCATCGACACGCACGTGTGGCAGATCGCAAAACGTGACTATAGATACGCTGCTGGCAAAGAACCAAAGAGCATCACAGAAAAACTTCACAGAGATGTTG GGGATTTCTTCAGAAAGCTGTGGGGACCCTATGCTGGATGGGCTCAGTCA GTCTTGTTCTGTGCTGACCTCAAGAAGTTCAAAAACCTCAAAGAAGTATCACATCTGAAGCAAccaaaggaggaggaagagcaccACGAAGAAAGAATCACAGTGTGCCcgaaaacaacagtgaagagaGAATACAGTGGAGCTGGGAAGAAGCTGAAATCTCAGTCAACCTGTCACAAGAAAGCGAAGGTGTCCGTGAAGAAAGAGAAGGTGGTGTGA